The proteins below are encoded in one region of Drosophila santomea strain STO CAGO 1482 chromosome 2R, Prin_Dsan_1.1, whole genome shotgun sequence:
- the LOC120444923 gene encoding uncharacterized protein LOC120444923 codes for MDKLRNNNKENAPIEYPYPQTPRPSHASSFDTTPLEAGEDAESNKSTPYFTPLEYLQTSFEFPSPTVEVVGGVPGIPEHEDQEEEVFTPRQFTIASPHPAPHHVHHPSSSQSPTLGRKFKRLSQYDRRSCSPHITTSSGDERVSGRGIDKENTIPKGGSVDKDLENSLYLSKSEHNSPTILFKDEPSTTPGLEASRLSYSPKLLSSINNLNVSGSPLNIINSAGYKNGNFFRFPEIDHVVQDAPMDTGSLEEATRRDRSPALAEPPEQQQQKSEGRKNRKNKNNLTIRITDVPIKNSSQPSPLPKPKTPTIKSTKEKARSLDSAANESELSIVVHNITESHGSCDDMETGQSKPSTSVIHHHHLQQPASAIHSTSLSRLDSHLSLANQRRTPRRKSPGINTTDWLMYHRKQNPYQVQPTHCSSTTQSSLDSDASLTPSLGDFELKSACSVDGGSKFGTGASLAPRSAHKHNQLLHSSSTNLKTLPECLTLVEFSSSGGGAKESPFKQKSMDLPMPTLQAKTTVSTSSMNLLQRRGSNHSLTLNLHSSCGNLMNSGLSHSNYSLGSILNSKSSCNLDAGTASQIRTDQLPQSHLLASSQGSRQGLFRRRGSNHSITLKTGHTTTSCGDLNSMQQLQQQQAMLSAEKYNRLNMRTNSTGSGSGSGSNVPTPKRGLLERRGSNQSLTLNMGSILGGAASTEIQMTDIGQPKVTVCSCAAANQAPHQRKFFSTENLNSSKANSQKFFGQVCFGSASDLQPNPQQDSVGEDQAIVATCTCAGTVRNIMTRPLSPQTTSEEFKIYLASIQMLQSASNPLNQFDLIRLNYVFDHSYQTNRNIIEQPPVLGSNARDVETPTDLVAPSSEDSELLASYQTVVKRIAQPIPELKETEQKRIFRDLHKEFWDLPLNHQEKPMVFGSQTKNRYKTILPNENSRVLLESESSELTRLLGEVKRTSSVTASEDLPYINANYIKGPDYVSKCYVATQGPLPNTIFEFWLMIYQNTQRYIRRCVDGGSSSSPHVDREQILQQYFQKIVMLTNFTEANRQKCAVYFPIELNEIFAVAAKCEVFQLSAVARDYFDRYLTPTFVPDTVVASSDAIDYELGGRHIGVESVKVTLEGDLLEALPAQGSFFLIKNVGIVRRNGYSVRKLVLLYCIRVPQSASYHLQKIYCYHYWYPDWPDHHSPRDINTLLDTCLHVLNLGKCESEFDIYDDSRSERNAHLAAQRLEIYQQDIFNAVQPLPVIHCSAGIGRTGCFTAILNAVRQLRQSLAYSLTGMLTKSLTSSTAEEYHNPTDSDSSFTCNTIRHISHILDHRETEAVTTPPSFDRLPKMPDIFVDVLGIVCNLRLQRGGMVQNSEQYELIHRAICLYLKRTLALRRF; via the exons atGGACAAGCtacgaaacaacaacaaggagaATGCACCCATTGAGTACCCCTACCCACAGACCCCCCGTCCCTCCCACGCCTCCTCCTTCGACACTACCCCACTGGAAGCTGGCGAGGATGCGGAGAGCAACAAGAGCACACCCTACTTCACGCCCCTCGAGTACCTGCAGACGTCCTTCGAGTTCCCCTCGCCCACGGTGGAGGTTGTGGGCGGGGTTCCGGGCATTCCCGAGCACGAGGATCAGGAGGAGGAGGTCTTTACCCCCCGACAGTTCACCATTGCCAGCCCCCATCCAGCACCCCACCACGTCCACCATCCATCCAGCTCGCAGTCACCCACATTAGGTCGCAAGTTCAAGAGGTTATCGCAGTACGACCGCCGATCCTGCTCGCCGCACATTACAACCTCCAGTGGCGATGAGCGGGTTAGTGGCCGTGGCATCGACAAGGAGAACACCATACCTAAGGGTGGATCGGTCGATAAAGACCTGGAGAACAGCTTGTACTTGTCGAAGAGTGAGCACAACTCACCCACCATCCTGTTTAAGGATGAGCCATCGACGACGCCGGGATTGGAAGCCAGTCGCCTGAGTTACTCCCCGAAACTGTTGTCCTCCATCAACAACCTAAACGTGTCGGGTTCGCCCCTTAACATAATCAACTCGGCTGGCTACAAGAATGGCAACTTCTTTCGCTTCCCGGAGATCGATCACGTCGTGCAGGATGCGCCCATGGATACAGGCAGTTTGGAGGAAGCTACACGACGGGATCGTAGTCCTGCGTTGGCGGAGCCGCCggaacagcagcaacaaaaatcgGAGGGCCGAAAGaatcgaaaaaataaaaataatctAACCATTCGCATTACGGACGTGCCCATAAAAAACTCAAGCCAGCCATCACCATTGCCCAAACCCAAAACACCGACCATCAAGAGCACCAAGGAGAAGGCACGCTCACTGGACTCGGCTGCCAACGAATCGGAACTGTCAATCGTGGTGCACAACATAACCGAATCTCATGGCAGCTGCGATGACATGGAGACGGGGCAGAGCAAGCCATCGACAAGTGTCATCCACCATCACCATCTTCAACAGCCCGCTTCCGCCATCCACTCAACATCGCTCTCGCGATTGGATAGTCACCTAAGCTTGGCCAATCAGAGGCGAACGCCGCGCAGAAAGTCACCAGGAATAAACACCACTGACTGGCTTATGTACCACCGCAAGCAGAACCCATATCAGGTGCAACCGACGCACTGCAGCTCCACGACCCAAAGCTCCTTAGACTCGGACGCTAGCCTAACCCCCAGCCTGGGGGACTTTGAACTGAAGTCCGCCTGCAGCGTGGACGGTGGCTCTAAGTTTGGAACAGGCGCAAGTCTAGCGCCGAGAAGCGCCCACAAGCACAATCAGTTACTGCACTCGTCCAGCACAAATTTAAAGACGCTTCCCGAGTGCCTTACCCTGGTGGAGTTCTCCTCCTCAGGCGGTGGTGCTAAGGAATCGCCTTTCAAGCAGAAGTCTATGGATCTGCCGATGCCGACACTCCAGGCAAAGACCACAGTGTCTACATCATCGATGAATCTTCTCCAGCGTCGGGGATCCAATCACAGTTTAACGCTCAACCTGCACAGCTCCTGTGGCAACCTGATGAACAGTGGACTAAGTCATTCCAACTACAGCCTGGGCTCAATACTCAACTCCAAGTCCAGTTGTAATTTGGATGCAGGAACCGCCAGCCAAATTCGCACGGATCAATTGCCACAGTCCCATCTGCTGGCTAGCAGCCAGGGTAGTCGGCAGGGGTTGTTCAGAAGACGTGGATCAAACCACAGCATCACCCTAAAGACAGGGCACACTACAACATCGTGTGGAGATTTAAACTCTATGCAGCAGctccaacagcagcaggcaaTGCTAAGCGCGGAAAAGTACAACCGACTCAATATGCGAACCAATTCCACCGGCTCGGGATCAGGCTCTGGATCCAATGTACCTACTCCAAAACGAGGACTTTTAGAACGCCGTGGCTCCAATCAAAGCCTCACTCTAAACATGGGCAGCATACTGGGTGGAGCAGCAAGTACCGAGATACAGATGACGGACATTGGGCAACCCAAAGTCACCGTTTGCAGTTGTGCTGCCGCCAACCAAGCTCCGCATCAACGGAAATTCTTTAGCACCGAGAACCTAAACAGCAGCAAAGCCAATAGCCAAAAGTTCTTTGGACAGGTGTGCTTCGGTTCCGCCTCGGATTTGCAGCCAAATCCTCAGCAGGATTCGGTGGGTGAAGATCAGGCCATTGTGGCCACTTGCACTTGTGCTGGAACCGTGCGCAACATTATGACTCGTCCTCTGTCGCCGCAAACGACCAGCGAGGAGTTTAAGATCTACTTAGCCAGCATACAGATGCTGCAGAGCGCCTCCAATCCGCTTAATCAGTTTGATCTTATTCGGCTGAACTATGTGTTCGATCACAGCTACCAGACGAACAGGAACATCATAGAGCAGCCGCCGGTGCTGGGCTCTAACGCACGGGATGTGGAGACGCCCACTGATCTGGTGGCCCCCAGCTCGGAGGACAGTGAACTTCTCGCATCCTACCAGACAGTGGTCAAAAGGATCGCGCAACCAATACCGGAACTGAAGGAAACCGAGCAGAAGAGAATCTTTCGTGATCTGCACAAGGAGTTCTGGGACCTACCGCTCAATCACCAAGAGAAGCCTATGGTCTTCGGCTCGCAGACAAAAAATCGCTACAAGACTATCTTGCCCAACGAGAACTCTCGCGTGCTGCTCGAATCCGAGTCCAGCGAGCTGACTCGCTTGCTGGGGGAAGTCAAACGAACCAGCTCCGTGACCGCCAGCGAGGATTTGCCCTACATCAATGCCAATTACATCAAG GGACCCGACTACGTGTCGAAGTGCTATGTGGCCACGCAGGGTCCGCTGCCCAATACGATCTTCGAGTTCTGGCTAATGATCTACCAGAACACGCAGCGCTACATACGTCGCTGCGTGGATGgaggaagcagcagcagtcctCACGTTGACAGGGAGCAAATCCTGCAGCAGTACTTCCAGAAGATTGTCATGCTCACAAACTTCACGGAGGCGAACCGGCAGAAGTGTGCCGTATACTTCCCCATCGAACTGAATGAGATCTTTGCGGTGGCCGCCAAGTGTGAGGTGTTTCAGCTGAGTGCGGTTGCCCGGGATTACTTCGATCGGTATTTAACGCCCACCTTTGTGCCGGACACTGTGGTGGCTTCCTCGGATGCGATCGACTATGAGTTAGGTGGCCGGCACATAGGCGTGGAGTCGGTGAAGGTGACGCTGGAAGGGGATCTGCTGGAGGCTTTGCCCGCCCAGGGAAGCTTCTTCCTTATTAAAAACGTCGGCATTGTGCGAAGGAATGGTTACTCGGTGAGAAAACTGGTGCTGCTCTATTGCATCCGTGTGCCACAAAGTGCTAGCTACCACCTGCAGAAGATCTACTGCTACCACTATTGGTACCCTGACTGGCCGGATCATCACTCGCCTCGGGACATCAACACGCTGCTGGACACATGCTTGCATGTACTCAATCTTGGAAAGTGTGAGTCGGAGTTTGACATCTACGATGACAGCAGGAGCGAGAGGAATGCCCATCTGGCGGCTCAGCGTCTGGAGATCTACCAGCAGGACATCTTCAATGCAGTCCAGCCCCTTCCCGTTATCCACTGCTCGGCTGGGATCGGGCGCACTGGTTGCTTTACGGCCATCCTCAATGCAGTGCGCCAGTTGCGGCAATCGTTGGCTTACTCGCTGACCGGAATGCTCACAAAATCGCTGACAAGCAGTACGGCAGAAGAGTACCATAACCCAACGGACAGCGACAGCAGCTTTACTTGCAACACCATACGGCATATTAGCCACATTCTGGATCATCGGGAGACGGAGGCGGTTACGACGCCCCCATCATTCGACCGTCTGCCTAAGATGCCGGACATTTTCGTGGACGTCCTGGGCATCGTTTGCAATCTTCGCCTGCAGCGGGGCGGTATGGTCCAGAACTCGGAGCAGTATGAGCTAATCCATCGGGCCATTTGCCTCTATCTGAAGCGCACACTCGCGTTGAGGCGATTTTAA
- the LOC120444563 gene encoding juvenile hormone esterase: protein MLLRPCGRAILTRFYSSMKVKVPVKQGVVVGRQKKLANGLEYNSFLGVPYAEPPLGELRFRSPRPLERFQEQEMDCSKEGSMSHQRDPFTLEMAGSENCLFLNVYAPKAKSPGTPLPVMVWIHGGGYFFGNGNSDFHFPGKLMEQEVIVVTLNYRLGALGFLSLPEEGIHGNMGLKDQRLALEWVQENIASFNGDPNNVTLFGESAGGASVHLHTLAHHANRLFHKAIMQSGTANMEWVLQNEAPAKTRLLAKLLGGGDFGGNTKALLTFLQSEKATPTAITGNTLKVLSPDERRRHLPFAFKPVVEDSSSPDSFLDQNILERMHKKDCHGSMPLIMGYNSAEGLAMVVKAKQKLEAYENDLARMVPRNLVLDAQAPEAQEAASDIRAFFFNGQALTRENLDNLVDLFSDYHFIMDMQHAAEIHASCQTQSPLYFYRLDYVGGRNLYKKIFQNEDLRGVAHADDICYLFQMAGDESEMRKDDLMVTERLCEMWANFARNGNPSPIWKPVKKPQDGEPFQLDCLLIDRELKMCTNPDGERMDFWRSMYRRYRSKCYEALRAKL, encoded by the exons ATGCTTCTTCGTCCGTGTGGAAGAGCAATCCTTACCAGGTTTTACAGCAGCATGAAG GTGAAAGTGCCAGTGAAGCAAGGCGTTGTGGTGGGCCGGCAGAAGAAGCTGGCCAATGGCTTGGAGTACAACAGTTTTCTAGGGGTTCCCTATGCAGAACCACCACTGGGTGAGCTTCGTTTCCGC AGCCCGCGGCCATTGGAGCGCTTTCAAGAGCAGGAGATGGACTGCAGCAAGGAGGGGAGCATGTCCCACCAGCGGGATCCGTTCACTTTGGAAATGGCCGGCTCCGAGAACTGTCTTTTCCTTAATGTATATGCACCTAAAGCTAAAAGCCCGGGAACTCCTTTGCCCGTCATGGTCTGGATTCATGGCGGCGGCTACTTCTTCGGCAACGGCAACAGTGACTT CCACTTTCCCGGCAAGCTCATGGAGCAGGAGGTCATTGTGGTCACCCTCAATTACCGACTCGGTGCTCTTGGATTCCTTAGCCTGCCCGAGGAGGGAATACACGGGAACATGGGACTTAAGGATCAACGTTTGGCCCTTGAATGGGTGCAGGAGAACATAGCCAGCTTCAATGGCGATCCAAATAACGTTACCCTCTTTGGCGAGAGTGCGGGCGGTGCTTCAGTGCATCTGCATACCCTGGCCCATCATGCCAACCGACTGTTCCACAAGGCTATCATGCAGAGTGGAACAGCCAACATGGAGTGGGTGTTACAGAATGAGGCACCTGCCAAGACCAGACTTTTGGCGAAACTTCTGGGTGGTGGTGATTTTGGCGGCAACACCAAAGCACTTTTGACTTTCCTTCAGTCAGAAAAGGCCACACCCACTGCCATTACGGGTAACACATTAAAGGTCTTAAGCCCCGATGAGCGACGACGGCACCTGCCCTTTGCCTTCAAGCCAGTAGTGGAGGACAGCAGCAGTCCGGATAGCTTTCTTGACCAGAACATCTTGGAGCGGATGCACAAAAAGGACTGTCACGGAAGCATGCCATTGATCATGGGGTACAACTCTGCCGAGGGGCTGGCCATGGTGGTGAAGGCCAAGCAAAAACTAGAGGCCTACGAAAATGATTTGGCCAGGATGGTTCCACGCAATCTGGTGCTGGATGCACAGGCTCCAGAGGCGCAGGAAGCTGCTTCCGACATACGAGCCTTTTTCTTCAACGGACAGGCACTGACCAGGGAAAACCTGGACAACCTGGTGGATCTGTTCTCCGACTATCACTTTATCATGGATATGCAGCATGCAGCCGAGATTCACGCCAGTTGCCAAACGCAGTCTCCTCTGTACTTCTATCGCTTGGACTATGTGGGCGGTCGTAATCTGTACAAGAAGATCTTCCAGAACGAGGACCTTCGTGGAGTGGCTCACGCCGATGATATTTGCTATCTGTTCCAGATGGCGGGTGACGAGTCCGAGATGAGAAAGGATGACTTGATGGTCACGGAACGACTATGTGAAATGTGGGCGAATTTCGCGCGCAATGGAAATCCTTCGCCGATTTGGAAGCCTGTCAAGAAACCGCAGGATGGTGAGCCCTT